From the genome of Chloroflexota bacterium, one region includes:
- a CDS encoding amidohydrolase family protein, whose translation MKIRYGLISADSHIVLDRDAFHRHMPSKWGSLIPQVREMEVNGQRCDRWFVHDEPAGGWGVVNCPAVMGDRDGDVKVFPQRWQDVPAKVYDPLERAEALDEDRVDGEVLFPNDPGRGMFYQWGAEFELACVQAHNDAEAEWYQASDRFAPLMILPYLSPIETLLNEVHRGAKNGHRGITMLGSPNRIARGVAHLADPFWEPFWQTCEELDLPLHFHESAGAAVRPMPRWDGHGPGAMHTVLTSPTAATVAQLIPNLVFSGILARHPNLKWVCAEAGVGWLPYVLEACDYEWERRHLWTEGITTRPSESIRSQVYVNFWYERSGIELRHEVGIDHIMWESDYPHTTSTYPRSWEFVERTLAGVPEEERTKMLYANAARVYHLD comes from the coding sequence GTGAAGATCAGGTACGGGCTCATCAGCGCGGACTCGCACATCGTTCTGGACCGCGATGCCTTCCATCGTCACATGCCGTCGAAGTGGGGATCGCTCATTCCGCAGGTTCGCGAGATGGAGGTGAACGGCCAGCGCTGCGACCGCTGGTTCGTTCACGACGAACCCGCCGGCGGCTGGGGTGTGGTGAACTGCCCGGCGGTGATGGGGGACCGTGACGGCGATGTCAAAGTCTTCCCCCAACGCTGGCAGGATGTCCCGGCGAAGGTCTACGACCCTCTGGAGCGCGCGGAGGCGCTGGACGAAGACCGGGTCGACGGCGAGGTTCTCTTCCCGAACGACCCCGGGAGGGGCATGTTTTATCAATGGGGGGCGGAGTTCGAGCTCGCCTGCGTGCAGGCGCACAACGACGCGGAGGCCGAATGGTATCAGGCGAGCGATCGCTTCGCCCCGCTCATGATCCTCCCCTACCTCAGCCCAATCGAAACGCTTCTCAATGAGGTGCACCGGGGGGCGAAAAACGGGCACCGGGGCATCACCATGCTTGGGTCGCCGAACCGAATCGCGAGGGGCGTCGCGCACCTGGCGGATCCATTCTGGGAGCCGTTCTGGCAGACGTGCGAGGAGCTGGACCTGCCCCTGCATTTCCACGAATCGGCCGGCGCGGCGGTGCGCCCGATGCCCCGGTGGGACGGGCACGGGCCCGGGGCGATGCACACGGTTCTGACGTCCCCGACGGCTGCGACGGTCGCGCAGCTCATCCCGAACCTCGTATTCTCCGGCATCCTTGCGCGCCACCCGAACCTCAAGTGGGTGTGCGCCGAAGCGGGCGTCGGCTGGCTCCCCTACGTCCTCGAGGCGTGCGACTACGAATGGGAGCGGCGCCATCTCTGGACTGAGGGGATCACGACCCGCCCGAGCGAGTCGATCCGCAGCCAGGTGTATGTGAACTTCTGGTATGAGCGTTCGGGGATCGAGCTGCGGCACGAGGTTGGGATCGACCACATCATGTGGGAGTCCGACTACCCGCACACGACCTCGACGTATCCGAGGTCGTGGGAGTTCGTCGAGCGGACTCTGGCCGGCGTGCCGGAGGAGGAGCGCACCAAGATGCTCTATGCAAACGCCGCGCGCGTGTACCATCTTGACTAG
- a CDS encoding Rieske 2Fe-2S domain-containing protein, with translation MAIVRDDLPKLVDAENGTVSPSIFTDWEIYKLELERVFNRSWLFVAHESEIPRPGDFVTRRMGSERVIVSRGTDGEVHVMLNACRHRLRPVCLEDAGQTAHFGCPYHGWTYTVSGELVGVPFFDAYEGRLDMGANGLYHAPRVDTYHGLVFASWDAHAGPLLECLGSLAWVFDLLFGRTGSMEVVGPPMRWTVPSNWKLGAGNFAGDGHHVAVTHGFISALGMKNARGRSVSYVVPGDHGHLANLGGWPPGGNVGPFLALPNAIWPEMEQRLSAEQFELMRALRVIAGNMFPNMSFLETASPGAHEWGGPEGLDAMSFLTIRQWQPLRPDLMEVWTWQLMDASAPDWWKAASRQCYLREFGAGGIFEQDDAANWASITHTLRAPAVGRLPLKYDMGLGSDELMEWPGPGLVYSKPAVGEVSERLFYKHWHAVIQEA, from the coding sequence GTGGCGATCGTGAGAGACGATCTACCCAAGCTGGTCGATGCAGAGAACGGGACGGTGAGTCCGTCGATATTCACGGATTGGGAGATCTACAAGCTCGAGCTGGAGCGCGTCTTCAACAGGAGCTGGCTATTCGTCGCACACGAGTCCGAGATTCCCCGGCCGGGCGATTTCGTGACCCGGCGGATGGGCTCGGAGCGGGTCATTGTCTCGCGGGGGACGGACGGCGAAGTCCACGTCATGCTGAACGCCTGCCGCCATCGCCTGCGACCGGTATGCCTGGAGGACGCGGGCCAGACCGCCCACTTCGGGTGTCCGTACCACGGGTGGACCTACACCGTGTCGGGCGAGCTCGTCGGCGTGCCCTTCTTCGACGCGTACGAGGGCCGGCTGGACATGGGCGCGAACGGCCTGTATCACGCGCCACGCGTCGATACGTATCACGGGCTGGTCTTCGCAAGCTGGGATGCGCACGCTGGCCCGCTCTTGGAGTGTCTGGGCTCGCTGGCATGGGTGTTCGACCTGCTCTTCGGGCGCACGGGCTCGATGGAGGTCGTCGGACCGCCGATGCGGTGGACCGTTCCCAGCAACTGGAAGCTCGGCGCCGGGAACTTCGCCGGCGACGGGCACCACGTGGCGGTTACCCACGGTTTCATTAGCGCCCTCGGGATGAAGAATGCCCGGGGGCGGTCCGTCAGCTACGTGGTGCCGGGTGACCACGGACACCTGGCGAATCTTGGCGGGTGGCCGCCGGGTGGCAACGTCGGCCCCTTCCTCGCCCTCCCGAATGCCATCTGGCCGGAGATGGAGCAGCGGCTGAGCGCGGAGCAATTCGAGCTGATGCGCGCTCTGCGCGTCATCGCGGGCAACATGTTCCCAAACATGAGCTTCCTCGAGACCGCCTCTCCCGGGGCCCACGAATGGGGCGGTCCGGAGGGGCTCGATGCGATGTCCTTCCTCACGATTCGGCAATGGCAGCCTCTCAGGCCGGACCTGATGGAGGTCTGGACCTGGCAGCTTATGGATGCGAGTGCCCCCGACTGGTGGAAGGCAGCATCGCGACAGTGCTACCTGCGAGAGTTTGGCGCCGGCGGGATCTTCGAGCAGGACGACGCCGCCAACTGGGCGTCCATCACGCACACGCTTCGCGCTCCGGCCGTCGGCCGCCTGCCGCTCAAGTACGATATGGGACTCGGGAGCGACGAGCTCATGGAGTGGCCGGGCCCGGGGCTCGTGTATTCCAAGCCGGCGGTCGGCGAAGTCAGCGAGCGCTTGTTCTACAAACATTGGCACGCTGTTATCCAGGAGGCCTGA
- a CDS encoding ABC transporter substrate-binding protein, with the protein MAAAIGVLVLIAGACAPASAPTASSGGPGAAVQQAPASPSGRTLVIIARSEMPSLASKPLQSFGFASGSGVRFFNAGLALKDDRGDARPYLADELPRLNSESWQVFQDGRMETQYHMRPNLVWHDGKPFSAEDFVFSWRLYSTPELGQAASQPISLMDEVTAPDPQTLVIRWKALYADAGVLEASGVSNTPSFPPLPRHILEEPFRQANWDTFVALPFWSTEFVGLGPFKLDRWESGSFLEATAFDGHALGRPKIERIRLLFIPDFNTTFANMMAGEAHVTVDDSLAFQQAMILRREWGARNAGTVLLYPQYWRWTMIQQRPEYASPRALTDVRVRRALAYAVDKAALNEALFENEGIFGETAVPPSAPAFKEVDAAAVRYPYDLRRSEQVMSEGGYVRGADGVWLSPGGERLAPELTVLTSPQNETEMTLMANDWRKAGFDIKETVWPAVLSRDAQLRNTHPGLSNTGGPSGEATVAQHNSAELPRPENRWTGVNRGGWTNARFDELAATFNATLDRPERARLLAEMVHILSDDVGVISLYFNLNVTAFVSGLVGPKIAVPESDIAWNVYEWELR; encoded by the coding sequence ATGGCAGCGGCAATTGGTGTGCTGGTCCTGATCGCCGGCGCGTGCGCGCCGGCGAGCGCACCCACGGCGAGCAGCGGCGGCCCGGGTGCCGCCGTCCAACAGGCCCCGGCGTCGCCGTCGGGCCGAACACTCGTCATCATTGCTCGCTCGGAGATGCCGAGCCTCGCTTCGAAGCCTCTGCAATCGTTCGGATTCGCGAGCGGGAGTGGCGTGCGCTTCTTCAACGCGGGCCTCGCGCTAAAAGACGATCGCGGCGACGCGCGCCCCTATTTGGCCGACGAATTGCCTCGCCTCAACTCGGAGAGCTGGCAGGTGTTCCAGGACGGGCGGATGGAAACCCAGTATCACATGCGACCGAATCTCGTCTGGCACGACGGGAAGCCCTTTTCAGCCGAGGACTTCGTGTTCTCCTGGAGGTTGTACTCGACGCCCGAGCTTGGACAGGCCGCGTCCCAGCCCATCAGCCTCATGGACGAGGTGACGGCCCCCGATCCGCAGACCCTCGTCATTCGCTGGAAGGCGCTCTACGCGGACGCCGGGGTGCTCGAAGCGTCCGGTGTCAGCAACACGCCATCGTTTCCGCCCCTGCCCCGCCACATCCTGGAGGAGCCGTTCCGTCAGGCCAACTGGGACACATTCGTGGCCCTGCCCTTCTGGAGCACGGAGTTCGTCGGGCTCGGACCATTCAAGCTGGACCGGTGGGAGAGCGGCTCGTTCCTGGAGGCTACGGCCTTCGACGGCCACGCGCTGGGACGGCCGAAGATCGAGCGGATTCGCCTACTCTTCATCCCGGACTTCAACACGACCTTCGCCAACATGATGGCAGGCGAGGCCCACGTCACGGTCGACGACTCGCTTGCGTTCCAGCAGGCGATGATCCTGCGGCGCGAGTGGGGCGCCCGAAACGCCGGCACCGTGCTGCTCTACCCGCAGTACTGGCGGTGGACGATGATCCAGCAGCGCCCGGAGTACGCCAGCCCCCGCGCGCTGACCGACGTGCGCGTGCGGCGCGCGCTGGCGTACGCGGTCGACAAGGCGGCCCTCAACGAGGCGCTTTTCGAGAACGAAGGGATCTTCGGCGAGACCGCCGTCCCGCCTTCGGCGCCTGCGTTCAAGGAGGTCGACGCGGCCGCAGTGCGCTATCCATACGACCTCCGGCGGTCAGAGCAGGTGATGAGCGAGGGCGGGTACGTCCGCGGGGCGGACGGCGTGTGGCTGAGCCCCGGTGGCGAGCGGCTCGCGCCGGAGCTGACCGTATTGACGTCGCCCCAGAACGAGACCGAGATGACCCTGATGGCGAACGACTGGCGTAAGGCCGGCTTCGATATCAAGGAGACCGTCTGGCCCGCGGTCCTCTCCCGCGACGCGCAGCTCCGGAACACGCATCCGGGCTTGAGCAACACCGGTGGCCCGTCGGGCGAGGCGACCGTCGCCCAGCACAACAGCGCGGAGCTGCCCCGACCGGAGAACCGCTGGACGGGCGTGAACCGCGGCGGATGGACGAACGCACGATTCGATGAGCTCGCCGCGACGTTCAACGCCACGCTGGACCGGCCCGAGCGGGCGCGGCTGCTCGCTGAGATGGTCCACATTCTCAGCGACGACGTCGGCGTGATCTCTCTCTACTTCAACCTCAACGTCACCGCCTTCGTCAGCGGCCTCGTCGGTCCGAAGATCGCCGTTCCGGAGAGCGACATCGCGTGGAACGTTTATGAGTGGGAGCTCCGATGA
- a CDS encoding amidohydrolase family protein, with product MTSPSAPLEAVPAGSPTRYRLLSADDHVQEPPDLWIKRLSRAKFGDRIPSLARQADGSERWVVDGQLIPLRGAGMGAALFADRTTEPQCWADVPPMVRDPSERLKAMDADGVEASVLYPTVAGVGGEAFGRITDPELELACVQAYNDWLIEEWAAVSDRFVPQCLVPLDPPEAAAEIRRAVAMGHRGVIYPGIPMDLREVAHINDPVYDPIWATCQELGIPLCFHAGASTSNQLSPYAGFSPAVSGALEGLTRPTSTAVVLVNFLLSGILLRFPGMRVVFAESALGWAAYLLEYTDHQFENDKVRYEGQGFPLRPSELFRRQCYLTGWYDRVTMKVRDHLGVENILWCTNFPQATSSWPRSREIVDSWATGVPARERDRIVWNNAAELYRLGPTD from the coding sequence TTGACTAGCCCGAGCGCCCCCCTGGAGGCTGTCCCGGCCGGCTCGCCCACGCGGTACCGGCTCCTCAGCGCGGACGACCACGTGCAGGAGCCGCCGGATCTCTGGATCAAGCGACTTTCCCGCGCGAAGTTCGGAGACCGAATCCCGAGCCTGGCTCGACAGGCCGATGGAAGCGAGCGATGGGTCGTGGACGGCCAGCTCATCCCTCTGCGCGGAGCCGGAATGGGTGCGGCGCTCTTCGCCGATCGGACGACGGAGCCCCAGTGCTGGGCCGACGTGCCGCCCATGGTCCGTGATCCGTCCGAGCGCCTCAAGGCAATGGACGCTGACGGCGTGGAGGCGAGCGTCCTCTACCCCACCGTAGCGGGCGTCGGCGGCGAGGCTTTTGGGCGGATCACCGATCCGGAGCTCGAGCTTGCCTGCGTGCAGGCCTACAATGACTGGCTGATCGAGGAGTGGGCGGCTGTAAGCGACCGGTTCGTTCCTCAATGCCTCGTCCCCCTGGATCCGCCGGAGGCCGCCGCCGAGATTCGACGGGCCGTGGCCATGGGCCACCGAGGGGTCATCTACCCAGGAATCCCGATGGACCTGCGGGAGGTGGCGCACATCAACGACCCGGTCTACGACCCGATCTGGGCGACATGCCAGGAGCTTGGTATCCCCCTTTGCTTTCACGCCGGCGCAAGCACGAGCAACCAGCTCTCACCCTACGCGGGCTTCTCGCCGGCCGTTAGCGGCGCGCTCGAGGGGCTCACCCGGCCGACCAGCACAGCGGTCGTCCTGGTCAACTTCCTTCTCTCCGGAATTTTGCTTCGCTTCCCTGGGATGAGGGTCGTCTTCGCCGAGAGCGCCCTGGGCTGGGCGGCGTACCTCTTGGAGTACACGGATCATCAGTTCGAGAATGACAAGGTGCGGTATGAGGGGCAGGGCTTTCCCTTGAGGCCGTCCGAGCTCTTCCGCAGGCAGTGCTATCTGACGGGGTGGTACGACCGCGTGACCATGAAAGTCCGCGACCATCTTGGCGTAGAGAACATCCTCTGGTGCACGAACTTCCCGCAGGCCACGAGCTCATGGCCACGCAGTCGCGAGATCGTCGACAGCTGGGCGACGGGCGTGCCCGCGCGCGAGCGGGATCGGATCGTGTGGAACAACGCCGCCGAGCTGTATCGGCTCGGGCCGACGGACTGA
- a CDS encoding Rieske 2Fe-2S domain-containing protein — MVALPFADLVDVEEGVLRPAVFVDPGVYRRELEQVFGRQWLFVAHESEIPKPGDFVTRSMGEDPVLVARGADDIVRVLLNACRHRGRQICVEDCGRAAQWMCPYHGWTYTSTGELVGVPFFDAYRGKLDRAAFGLYQAPKVETYNGLIFATWDPDTPPLSEYLGPMAWVLDILFGRTANMQVVGPPLRWVVNSNWKLAAANFAGDGHHIFVTHGFRSALLLETLGGKRTSYVLPTDRGHAATLTCWPPDVPAPEHLGLPKALMPEVKQRLSPDQVKLLESLMLIVGNVFPNMSFLDTASHTPAEWGGSPDAPQMSFLTLRQWQPKGPTKMEVWSWLVVDGDAPADWREASRQCYLREFGPGGVFEQDDVANWEAITETLQTPIAQRLQLQYRMGMEVQRAMDWKGPGVAYLKRSFEELNERVFFKRWHELITDQ, encoded by the coding sequence GTGGTAGCCTTGCCCTTCGCCGATCTCGTCGACGTCGAAGAGGGTGTGCTCCGCCCCGCCGTCTTCGTTGACCCGGGGGTCTATCGGCGCGAGCTCGAGCAGGTTTTCGGACGCCAGTGGCTCTTCGTCGCCCATGAGTCCGAGATCCCCAAACCGGGGGACTTCGTCACGCGCTCGATGGGCGAGGACCCGGTCCTCGTCGCGCGGGGGGCAGACGACATCGTGCGCGTACTGCTGAACGCGTGTCGGCACCGGGGCCGACAGATCTGCGTCGAAGATTGCGGGCGCGCGGCCCAGTGGATGTGCCCCTACCACGGCTGGACGTACACGTCCACAGGTGAGCTGGTCGGCGTGCCGTTCTTCGACGCCTACCGGGGCAAGCTGGATCGTGCAGCCTTCGGCCTCTATCAGGCACCGAAAGTCGAAACCTACAACGGACTGATCTTTGCGACGTGGGACCCAGATACGCCCCCGCTGTCCGAATATCTCGGACCGATGGCCTGGGTGCTGGACATCCTGTTTGGGCGCACGGCGAACATGCAGGTCGTCGGGCCACCGCTCCGCTGGGTGGTCAACTCGAATTGGAAGCTGGCCGCGGCGAACTTCGCGGGCGACGGGCACCATATCTTCGTGACCCACGGCTTCCGCAGCGCGCTGCTGCTCGAGACCCTCGGCGGCAAGCGAACGAGCTACGTCCTCCCCACCGACCGTGGTCATGCAGCGACGCTGACCTGCTGGCCACCGGATGTGCCCGCGCCCGAGCACCTCGGGCTCCCCAAGGCCTTGATGCCGGAGGTGAAGCAACGGCTCTCTCCCGACCAGGTGAAACTGCTCGAGTCGCTGATGCTGATCGTCGGGAACGTGTTCCCGAACATGAGCTTTCTGGACACCGCGTCCCACACTCCGGCCGAGTGGGGCGGGAGTCCGGACGCGCCGCAGATGTCGTTTCTCACGTTGCGCCAGTGGCAGCCGAAAGGCCCAACGAAGATGGAGGTCTGGTCGTGGCTCGTGGTGGACGGAGATGCGCCCGCCGACTGGCGCGAGGCCTCACGCCAGTGCTACCTTCGGGAGTTCGGCCCGGGCGGCGTGTTCGAGCAGGACGACGTCGCCAACTGGGAGGCGATCACCGAGACGCTGCAGACGCCGATTGCCCAAAGGCTGCAGCTCCAATACCGCATGGGCATGGAGGTACAGCGAGCGATGGACTGGAAAGGTCCGGGCGTTGCGTACCTCAAGCGCTCCTTCGAGGAGTTGAACGAGCGCGTCTTCTTCAAGCGCTGGCATGAGCTGATCACCGATCAGTAA
- a CDS encoding ABC transporter substrate-binding protein, which produces MKMARHVVVSLFAGAWISACGPVRAPSSPDAGQPTDPATPQRTLVVIARGEPPSLASKPLVGFSGSLNPPIRLFNATLDRIDDKRVAHPYLVTELPRLNTDTWRLMPDGRMETTHRLRPNLTWHDGAPLSADDFVFGWQVFSAPELGASQSEPIRQMEEIVAPDPETVVIRWRVPYPDAAQMDATFQPLPRHILGDRFAQLDPPEFVNLPFWTVEYVGLGPYRVTAWEPGAFLEATAFAGHALGKPKIDRLRLEFIGDPNTALAKMLSGDAHYVADFVLDYDLGQTLEKEWSSRGGGTVFYAPVLLRLTEIQLRPEIAQPRALLDARVRAGLAYAFDVPGAVDVFTGGHGVATSTLTSPLTDYYPIVENAITKRDYNPRTAQQQLEAAGMVRGADGFYAGPGGEPFKVDIWTTGGAVFERENRIFADSLRQAGIDATPQTMTPARLADAEARALTPGLFTGGAGNRRLEDFTLSKIPRPENRWNGNNRGAWRSSEYDRLFQEYATTLDPSERVERIAAMEHVLNEDVGAIPHMFTTVVTANSSQLAGPKARMDPDAPLTIYDVESWSWRS; this is translated from the coding sequence ATGAAGATGGCACGACACGTCGTGGTTTCTCTGTTCGCGGGCGCTTGGATCTCCGCCTGTGGCCCTGTGAGGGCACCGAGCAGCCCGGACGCGGGTCAGCCCACAGATCCGGCAACCCCGCAGCGAACCCTGGTCGTGATCGCGCGGGGCGAGCCGCCGAGCCTTGCGTCCAAGCCGCTCGTCGGCTTCTCCGGCTCCCTCAACCCGCCGATCCGTCTGTTCAATGCGACGCTCGACAGGATCGACGACAAGCGGGTCGCGCATCCGTATCTGGTGACCGAGTTGCCCCGGCTGAATACGGACACTTGGCGGCTCATGCCCGACGGGCGGATGGAGACCACCCACAGGCTGCGGCCGAATCTCACGTGGCACGACGGGGCGCCACTCTCCGCGGACGACTTCGTGTTCGGCTGGCAAGTCTTCTCCGCCCCGGAGCTTGGGGCCTCCCAGTCCGAGCCGATCCGGCAGATGGAGGAGATCGTCGCGCCGGACCCTGAGACGGTCGTCATCCGGTGGAGAGTTCCGTACCCGGACGCGGCACAGATGGACGCGACCTTCCAGCCGCTCCCGAGACACATTCTCGGCGATCGGTTTGCGCAGCTCGACCCGCCGGAGTTCGTCAACCTCCCCTTCTGGACCGTTGAGTACGTGGGACTGGGCCCGTACCGCGTCACGGCGTGGGAGCCGGGAGCGTTCCTCGAGGCGACGGCCTTCGCCGGCCACGCGCTGGGGAAGCCGAAGATCGACCGCCTCCGGCTCGAGTTCATCGGCGATCCCAATACAGCGCTGGCCAAGATGCTGAGTGGCGACGCCCATTACGTGGCGGACTTCGTCCTGGACTACGATCTCGGACAGACGCTCGAGAAAGAATGGAGTAGCCGCGGCGGGGGCACTGTCTTTTACGCGCCGGTGCTCCTCAGGCTCACCGAGATCCAGCTCCGCCCGGAGATCGCCCAACCCCGAGCGCTGCTCGACGCGAGGGTGCGGGCCGGCCTCGCCTATGCGTTCGACGTCCCGGGAGCCGTCGACGTCTTCACCGGCGGACATGGCGTGGCGACGTCGACCCTGACCTCGCCGCTGACCGACTACTATCCCATTGTGGAGAACGCGATCACCAAGCGGGACTACAACCCGCGGACTGCCCAACAGCAGCTCGAGGCGGCCGGGATGGTCCGCGGGGCCGATGGCTTCTATGCCGGCCCCGGGGGCGAGCCCTTCAAGGTCGACATCTGGACCACGGGAGGGGCCGTCTTCGAGCGAGAGAATCGGATCTTCGCCGACAGCCTGCGCCAGGCCGGCATCGATGCGACGCCGCAGACGATGACGCCCGCCCGCCTCGCCGATGCGGAGGCGCGGGCGCTGACGCCGGGCCTCTTCACCGGCGGAGCGGGGAACAGGCGGCTGGAGGACTTCACTCTGAGCAAGATCCCGCGCCCGGAAAATCGGTGGAACGGGAACAACCGAGGGGCCTGGAGGAGCTCCGAGTACGACCGCCTGTTCCAGGAGTACGCGACGACGCTCGATCCGAGCGAGCGCGTCGAGCGGATCGCGGCGATGGAGCACGTTTTGAACGAGGACGTGGGTGCCATTCCGCACATGTTTACGACGGTCGTCACCGCCAACTCGTCCCAGCTCGCAGGCCCAAAGGCGCGCATGGACCCTGATGCGCCCCTCACGATCTACGACGTCGAGAGCTGGTCGTGGCGATCGTGA